The sequence below is a genomic window from Serratia nevei.
GTCGATGACCTCAACCTCCTGTGCGATCGCCTCGGCCGCCAGCTGTGGGGCGGCGAGCATATCGCTCAGCCGCGCCAGCCCCTGCGCCAAATGATCGGCGCCCACCTCGAAGAAAAACGCGGTTTGCGTCGCCTGAGTGGTGGCATTCAGTCGGCCGCCCACCGACGGTACCCAGCCCATCAGACTATCTTGCGCGCTGAAGTTCGCGCTGCCGCGAAACAACATATGCTCCAGCAGATGCGCCAGGCCCGGCCAGGCGGTGGGCGCCTGAAAACTGCCCGCTTCAATGCGCACCAGCGCGGCGGCGCTAGCGGCGGCAGGATCGCTTATCGCCTTGACGGCCAAACCGTTGTCGAGCTGCCAGGAGGTGCCGGCGAGTGCCATCGTCAACCCTTGAAAATCAGACGGGAGTTGGTTTGATTGCGAAAACGCAGCTGATCGATACCGATCTGCGAACGATTCGCCGCTTCCCGCGCCGCCAGAATGGTGCCGTGGTGCGGCGATTTGCCGCATACCGGGTCGGCGTTGTCGGCGTTGCCGGTCAGCATGAACGCCTGGCAGCGGCAGCCACCGTAGTCTTTCTCTTTCTCCGAGCAGGAACGGCAGGGCTCCGGCATCCAGTCATAGCCGCGATAGCGGTTAAAACCGAACGAGTGGTACCAGATATGCTGCAGATCGTGCTCCAGCACCGACGGGAAGGCGATTGGCAACTGACGGGCGCTATGACAGGGTAACGCCATGCCTTCCGGCGTTACGCTCATGAAGATCGCACCCCAGCCGCCCATGCAGCCTTTGGGGCGCTCCTCGTAGTAGTCCGGCGTGACGAACAGCAGGTTGGCCAGCTTGCCGTCGGCGGCCATGCGTTCGCGGTAGCGTTTTACCACCGCTTCCGCGTCGGCGATCTGCTCGCGGGTCGGCAGCAGGCCCTCGCGGTTGAGGTGTGCCCAGCCGTAGAACTGGCAGGTCGCCAGCTCGACGTCGTCGGCGTCCAGCTGGATCGCCAGTTCGATAATGCGGTCGATCTGACCGATATTGTGGCGATGCAACACGAAGTTGAGCACCATCGGATAGCCGAGCGCCTTGACCGCCCTGGCCATGGCCAGCTTCTGCTGAAACGCCTTGGCGGAGCCCGCCAGCGCGGCGTTCAGCGTTTCGTCGCTGGCCTGAAAACTGATCTGGATATGGTCCAGCCCGGCGTCGGCGAAGGTCTGCAGCTTCTTCTCTGTCAGGCCGATGCCGGAAGTGATCAGGTTGGTGTAAAAGCCGAGATCGCGCGCGGCGGCGATCAGCTCGGGCAGGTCTTTACGCACCAGCGGCTCGCCGCCGGAAAAACCGAGCTGCACGCTGCCCATCGCCCGCGCCTGGCGAAACACCTCAATCCACTGCGCGGTGGTCAGCTCTTTTTCCTGCGCGGCAAAATCGAGCGGGTTGGAGCAATAGGGGCACTGCAGCGGGCAGCGGTAGGTCAGCTCCGCCAGCAGCCAGAGCGGCGGGTTCACCGCCGGCGCGCGTGCTTCAGTCACGGAAGGTCACCCATTTTTGTTCGTAGGCGCGCTGGAAAAACTCCAGCACGTCATCCGCCAACCCCTCGGCGCCGGGAAAGCGGGCGTTCAGCTGCGCGATGATGCCGTTCAGCGTGGTGTGGCCATCGACCAGCTGCAAGATGGCGGCGGCGCTGTCGTTCAGCTTGGCCATGCCTTCCGGGTAGAGGATCACGTGGCTGTTTTGCACTTGCTCCCATTGCAGGCGGTAGCCGCGGCGGAAGACCGGGGTGTGTTCAGGGTTCAGCGTCATTACACCAGCCTCTGGTTGTGCCATACCCGCGCGGCGGTCACGCTGTGATAAGGCGGGCGGTTCAGGGTGTAGGCCATGCTCATGGCGTCCAGCATGCTCCACAGAATATCCAGTTTGAACTGCAGGATCTCCAGCATGCGCTGCTGCTTTTCAACGGTGTCGCAATAGTCCAGTGCGAGCGCCAGGCCGTGTTCCACATCGCGGTTGGCCTGGCCGAGGCGGCTGCGGAAATAGTCGTAGCCGGCGGCGTCGATCCACGGATAGTGCTGCGGCCAGCTGTCGAGGCGCGATTGATGGATTTGCGGCGCGAACAGTTCGGTCAGCGAGCTGCAGGCCGCTTCCTGCCAGCAGGCGCGGCGCGCGAAATTGACGTAGGCGTCCACCGCAAAGCGCACGCCCGGCAGCACCAACGCTTCAGAGAGCAGGGCGTCGCGCTGCAGCCCGACGGCTTCGCCCAGGCGCAGCCAGGCTTCGATGCCGCCTTCGCTGCCGCCGTAGCCATCGTGATCCAGGATGCGCTGCACCCATTTGCGGCGGGTTTCCGGCTGCGGGCAGTTAGCCATGATCGCCGCGTCTTTGATCGGAATGCTGGTCTGGTAGTAGAACCGGTTGGCCACCCAGCCCTGGATCTGCTCGCGGGTTGCTTCACCGTTGTGCATCGCGATGTGGTACGGGTGGTGGATATGGTAATAAGCGCCTTTGGCGCGCAGCGCCGCTTCAAATGCCGGCGGAGTCAGGGGCAGTGGTTGCGTCATGGCGGTTCCCTACAGTTCGATATTCATGCCGTCCCAGCTCACTTCAATGCCGGCGGCGGTCAGGCTTTGCCGCTCTGCCGAGTCTTCATTGAGGATTGGGTTGGTATTGTTAATGTGGATCAGGATTTTGCGCCTGGCGGGCAAGGTGGCGAGCAGGGCCGCCAGCCCGTGTTCTTCCGCCAACGCCAGATGCCCCATGTCTTTGCCGGTATTGCGGCCCACGCCGGCGTTGGCCAGCTCGTTGTCGCGCCACAGCGTGCCGTCGATCAGCAGGCAGCCCGCGCGGCGCAGCCACGGCATCAGCGCCTCGTCCGGCTCACCCAGGCCCGGTGCGTACAGCAGCCCGACCCCGCGCGCGGTATCTTCGATAAACAGCGCCACGTTGTGGCCCGGCAGCGGGCGATCGCGGTACGGCGAATAGGGCGGCGCGTTGCTGAGTAGCGGAATGGCGGTAAAGCGCACGGTCGGACAGACCGCCGTGTGGAACGGCTCCCCGGGCGTCACCGGGTGGTGAATCAGCCCGCCGTTCCAGTGGGAGAGCATGGGAAACACCGGGAAGCCGGTGCTGAGATCGTCATGCACTTCAGGCGTGCACCAGACGTGATGCGGGCAGCCCTCGCGCAAATTGAGCAAGCCCGCGCTGTGATCGATCTGGCTGTCGGTCAACACGATCGCGCCGATACCGGTGCCGCGCAGCACATCGGGATTATTCAATTCGGGCGAGGCCAGCAGCTGATGGCAAATGTCCGGGGAAACGTTGCACAGTACCCAGTTTTTACCGTCGTCGCTGACGGCGATGGAAGACTGGGTGCGGCGCGTGGCGTTGATGCTGTGGTCGCGAACGCCCCGGCAGTTGTCGCAGTTGCAATTCCACTGGGGAAAGCCGCCGCCTGCTGCTGAGCCGAGAACTTTTATCTGCATGTCTAAACCAGAAAGAGAGGGAAAGAAATGCCCGCGCGAAAGGCGGGCAGACGGGCGATTAACGGTTGGAAATGTACAGCGTCACTTCCAGACCCAGACGCAGGTCAACAAATTCAGGTTTAGTCCAGGTAGTCATAGCGGTGCTCCTTAGCATGCATCGTAATAGTTCGAGCCCAATGAGAAACATTCGCATTCGGCCGGCCCAATGTTGGCGAAATGTGACGGAGATCGCAACCTTTAAAGCGTAACCGGGTTATTCGCCCCAGGTGGTGGCGAGCACGTTCAGCCAGTTGCGCCAGGTCAGCTTCTCCAGCAGCCGGTTATCGAACCCGGCCTGTGCCAGCGCTTGCGTCAGCAGCGGCAGGCCGCCGACATCTGCCAACGGGTGCGGTACGTTGACCCCGTCAAAATCAGAGCCAAATCCCACGCGATCTTCACCAAGTTTAGCGATCAAATACTCAACGTGTTTAACAATTTCTGTTAAGCCAGTCGTTGCACTGTCACGTTTGCCGTCCGCACGCAGGAAGGCGGTACCGAAATTGACGCCGACCATCCCGCCGCTCTGAGCGATGGCGTCCAGCTGTGCGTCGGTCAGGTTACGCGGTTGCGGGCAGAGGGCGTGGGCGTTGGAGTGGGTGGCGACCAGCGGCGCGCGGCTCAGCTCGGCGGTTTGCCAGAAGGTTTTCTCGTTCATGTGCGAGACGTCTATCATGATGCGGCGGCGGTTGCAGGCGCGGATCAGCGCCTCGCCGGCCGGCGTCAGGCCGGGGCCGGTATCGGGTGAGCCGGGGAACGGCCCGCTGACGCCGGTGCCGAAGGCGTTCGGCAGATTCCAGAAGGGCCCGATGCTGCGCACGCCCAGCCGGTAGAAGGCCTCCAGCTGCGTCAGCTCCGCATCGATCATGCCGGCGCCTTCAATATGCAGCACCGCGGCGATTTGTCGGTTGAGACGACACTGTTCTATCTCGGTGGCGGTGCGACAGATGCGCAGCTGCCCCTGAGAAGCCTGCTCCAGCTGCTGCAGGATGGCGATTTGCCGTTCGGCGATCGCCAGCGGATCGAAGGTGGCCTGCGCCTCGTCCTGCGTTTGGTGGCGCATCTGGGCGATATAGCTGACCGGGGGAATAAATACCGCGAACAGCCCGCCGAAAAATCCGCCGCGCCGCATGCGGGCGAAATCGAGGTGGCCCGGCGTGACGCGGGAATAGAAGGCGGTGGCCGGATCGTCGTCATGCTGCAGCCACAGGTTGAGCAGCAGGTCGTTATGGCCGTCGAACACCG
It includes:
- the pqqC gene encoding pyrroloquinoline-quinone synthase PqqC; this encodes MTQPLPLTPPAFEAALRAKGAYYHIHHPYHIAMHNGEATREQIQGWVANRFYYQTSIPIKDAAIMANCPQPETRRKWVQRILDHDGYGGSEGGIEAWLRLGEAVGLQRDALLSEALVLPGVRFAVDAYVNFARRACWQEAACSSLTELFAPQIHQSRLDSWPQHYPWIDAAGYDYFRSRLGQANRDVEHGLALALDYCDTVEKQQRMLEILQFKLDILWSMLDAMSMAYTLNRPPYHSVTAARVWHNQRLV
- the pqqA gene encoding pyrroloquinoline quinone precursor peptide PqqA encodes the protein MTTWTKPEFVDLRLGLEVTLYISNR
- the pqqD gene encoding pyrroloquinoline quinone biosynthesis peptide chaperone PqqD, which codes for MTLNPEHTPVFRRGYRLQWEQVQNSHVILYPEGMAKLNDSAAAILQLVDGHTTLNGIIAQLNARFPGAEGLADDVLEFFQRAYEQKWVTFRD
- the pqqB gene encoding pyrroloquinoline quinone biosynthesis protein PqqB, yielding MQIKVLGSAAGGGFPQWNCNCDNCRGVRDHSINATRRTQSSIAVSDDGKNWVLCNVSPDICHQLLASPELNNPDVLRGTGIGAIVLTDSQIDHSAGLLNLREGCPHHVWCTPEVHDDLSTGFPVFPMLSHWNGGLIHHPVTPGEPFHTAVCPTVRFTAIPLLSNAPPYSPYRDRPLPGHNVALFIEDTARGVGLLYAPGLGEPDEALMPWLRRAGCLLIDGTLWRDNELANAGVGRNTGKDMGHLALAEEHGLAALLATLPARRKILIHINNTNPILNEDSAERQSLTAAGIEVSWDGMNIEL
- a CDS encoding dipeptidase, whose amino-acid sequence is MTLPPLWPVFDGHNDLLLNLWLQHDDDPATAFYSRVTPGHLDFARMRRGGFFGGLFAVFIPPVSYIAQMRHQTQDEAQATFDPLAIAERQIAILQQLEQASQGQLRICRTATEIEQCRLNRQIAAVLHIEGAGMIDAELTQLEAFYRLGVRSIGPFWNLPNAFGTGVSGPFPGSPDTGPGLTPAGEALIRACNRRRIMIDVSHMNEKTFWQTAELSRAPLVATHSNAHALCPQPRNLTDAQLDAIAQSGGMVGVNFGTAFLRADGKRDSATTGLTEIVKHVEYLIAKLGEDRVGFGSDFDGVNVPHPLADVGGLPLLTQALAQAGFDNRLLEKLTWRNWLNVLATTWGE
- the pqqE gene encoding pyrroloquinoline quinone biosynthesis protein PqqE, which gives rise to MTEARAPAVNPPLWLLAELTYRCPLQCPYCSNPLDFAAQEKELTTAQWIEVFRQARAMGSVQLGFSGGEPLVRKDLPELIAAARDLGFYTNLITSGIGLTEKKLQTFADAGLDHIQISFQASDETLNAALAGSAKAFQQKLAMARAVKALGYPMVLNFVLHRHNIGQIDRIIELAIQLDADDVELATCQFYGWAHLNREGLLPTREQIADAEAVVKRYRERMAADGKLANLLFVTPDYYEERPKGCMGGWGAIFMSVTPEGMALPCHSARQLPIAFPSVLEHDLQHIWYHSFGFNRYRGYDWMPEPCRSCSEKEKDYGGCRCQAFMLTGNADNADPVCGKSPHHGTILAAREAANRSQIGIDQLRFRNQTNSRLIFKG